From Spiroplasma eriocheiris, the proteins below share one genomic window:
- a CDS encoding septation ring formation regulator EzrA, with protein sequence MVSLSLIQTIIHNSVELTFFIIFILCFLIFCYFLGVWISKQRFKKIEIKILTKFDVLKRLPLKHKIFRVSEIAQHSNKFAKDLVVWRTKYEIIYEKKLISCFEVFRKLYALKNRKQLSSAKMKPLYNELVILEQEARKLLTEINEQLQIELLQRDYILSHKVMFNALIAEVEKLKMNVAIDEKKINDFEKSIELMFDEFEEYLTSGDFEKTSQILSNITTSLTIFVEILDNIPQIITLLTKVVPNRLSVLKDKYLFFNKDENNRDLLKFTFDELATNVDNDKSLVFRYIDNLQYKKATKKTIEIINMISEFDRTIEQQKKIISCFKKYYKIVMDYINKIERSFTIISKQIEALRSSSVLTEQEESIHRDAMGKVKQLSHDTNKLLLEINKNSRDYVFFNNELIRLLENAVETQNALEEVVKIIEKRNFVETEIRRTIHLLEVVLLQAEVRLNQLQYKNLLNKYQKIISEYRASLERIKKIPFDINKEFEVKYVSVKLNKLKKDVLKLFEKIKNDILLDLLAQEALVYSQKLVLTNQSAEEQIKNAQLAYKNHDYESTLYLTIKLLFDVKNNKKNK encoded by the coding sequence ATGGTTAGTTTATCATTGATCCAAACAATTATTCATAACTCAGTAGAATTAACATTTTTTATTATTTTTATTTTATGTTTTTTAATTTTTTGTTATTTTTTAGGGGTGTGGATTAGTAAACAACGTTTTAAAAAAATTGAAATTAAAATTCTAACTAAGTTTGATGTTTTGAAACGGTTACCCTTAAAACATAAAATTTTTCGTGTTTCGGAAATTGCTCAACATAGCAATAAATTTGCGAAAGACTTAGTGGTGTGACGAACAAAGTATGAAATAATTTATGAAAAAAAGTTAATTAGTTGTTTTGAAGTTTTTAGAAAGTTATATGCCCTGAAAAATCGTAAACAATTATCATCCGCGAAAATGAAACCTTTATATAATGAACTAGTAATATTAGAACAAGAGGCTCGAAAATTATTAACTGAAATTAATGAACAGTTGCAGATTGAACTTTTACAACGTGATTATATTCTCTCTCATAAGGTAATGTTTAATGCTTTAATTGCCGAAGTTGAAAAATTAAAAATGAATGTGGCAATCGATGAGAAAAAAATTAATGATTTTGAAAAATCAATTGAGTTAATGTTTGATGAATTTGAAGAATATTTAACCAGTGGGGACTTTGAAAAAACGAGCCAAATATTGAGCAACATTACAACATCGTTGACTATTTTTGTTGAAATTTTAGATAATATTCCCCAAATTATTACCTTACTAACTAAGGTCGTACCTAACCGGTTATCAGTGCTAAAAGATAAATATTTATTTTTTAATAAGGATGAAAATAATCGCGATTTATTAAAATTTACTTTTGATGAATTAGCAACAAATGTTGATAATGATAAGTCGTTAGTTTTTCGGTATATTGATAATTTACAATACAAAAAAGCAACCAAGAAAACAATTGAAATTATTAATATGATTAGTGAATTTGATAGAACAATTGAACAACAGAAAAAGATTATTTCTTGTTTTAAAAAATATTATAAAATTGTGATGGATTATATTAATAAAATTGAACGAAGTTTTACCATTATTTCTAAACAGATTGAAGCATTACGTTCTTCTTCGGTTTTAACTGAGCAAGAAGAAAGTATTCATCGTGATGCGATGGGGAAAGTTAAGCAATTATCCCATGATACTAATAAATTATTATTAGAAATTAATAAGAATAGTCGGGACTATGTTTTTTTCAATAATGAATTAATCAGGTTATTGGAGAATGCTGTGGAAACCCAAAATGCCTTAGAAGAAGTTGTCAAAATTATTGAAAAAAGAAATTTTGTTGAAACCGAAATTCGTCGAACAATCCATTTGCTAGAAGTTGTTTTGTTGCAAGCGGAAGTTCGTTTAAATCAGTTACAATATAAAAATTTACTAAATAAATACCAAAAAATTATTAGTGAATACCGTGCTAGCTTAGAACGGATTAAAAAAATTCCGTTTGATATTAACAAAGAATTTGAAGTAAAATATGTTAGTGTTAAATTAAATAAATTAAAAAAAGATGTTTTAAAATTATTTGAGAAAATCAAAAATGATATTTTATTAGATCTCTTAGCACAAGAGGCCCTTGTTTATTCACAAAAACTAGTTTTAACAAACCAGAGTGCCGAAGAACAAATTAAAAATGCCCAGTTAGCATATAAAAACCATGATTATGAATCAACTTTATACTTAACAATTAAATTATTATTTGATGTTAAAAATAACAAAAAAAATAAATAG
- the rpsD gene encoding 30S ribosomal protein S4 — protein sequence MSRYTGSKFKKSRRYGFSILENDKEFSKGKKRAYAPGQHGQRRTKLSNYGVQLQEKQKVRYMYGLTERQFRNTYTKAKKMKGITGTNFLIMLESRLDNLVFRMGLAQTRNGARQLVNHAHILVNGKKVDIPSYICKPGDVISLKESMQKNSKVLESLQAQINTLEFVKFDKAKFSGTYVRFPEREELNANINDALIVEWYNRLV from the coding sequence ATGTCACGTTACACTGGTAGCAAGTTTAAAAAATCACGTCGATATGGATTTAGTATTCTAGAAAACGATAAAGAGTTTTCAAAAGGGAAAAAAAGAGCATATGCTCCTGGCCAACATGGTCAACGAAGAACAAAATTATCAAACTACGGAGTGCAATTACAAGAAAAACAAAAAGTTAGATACATGTATGGTTTAACTGAACGTCAATTCCGTAATACTTATACAAAAGCGAAAAAAATGAAAGGGATTACTGGGACTAACTTCTTAATTATGTTAGAATCACGCCTAGATAACTTAGTTTTCCGCATGGGCTTAGCCCAAACTAGAAATGGAGCCCGTCAATTAGTGAACCATGCTCATATTTTAGTAAATGGTAAAAAAGTTGACATCCCATCATATATTTGTAAACCGGGAGATGTAATTAGCTTAAAAGAATCAATGCAAAAAAATTCAAAAGTATTAGAAAGTTTACAAGCACAAATTAATACTTTAGAATTTGTTAAATTTGATAAAGCAAAATTTTCTGGAACTTATGTTCGTTTCCCTGAACGTGAAGAATTAAATGCTAATATTAATGATGCGTTAATTGTTGAATGATATAACCGTTTGGTATAA
- the nagB gene encoding glucosamine-6-phosphate deaminase yields the protein MKLIVVENKNEIGKVVGKMFVNAVQANPKIVLGFATGSSPETTYQYLINDYQQNHTDWSNVVSFNLDEYIGLEPTHPQSYRYFMNEKLFNHINIKKENTHVPQGTGDYVAFAKQYDEMIKKAGGIDIQLLGVGTNGHVGFNEPPADFNSLTGVVDLVKSTIEANARFFDSIDQVPKQAVSMGIKSILNAKKIILIADGPGKAQAIKQLIEGEISNEWPCTSLQMHNDVTVVVDKAAAGLLRTSGITLNENK from the coding sequence ATGAAACTAATTGTTGTAGAAAATAAAAATGAAATTGGAAAAGTAGTCGGAAAAATGTTTGTGAATGCAGTTCAAGCAAACCCCAAGATTGTGTTAGGGTTTGCAACTGGTAGTTCACCAGAAACAACTTATCAATATCTGATTAATGATTATCAACAAAATCATACCGATTGAAGTAATGTTGTTTCTTTTAACTTAGATGAATATATTGGGTTAGAACCAACCCATCCCCAAAGTTACCGTTATTTTATGAATGAAAAATTATTTAATCATATTAATATTAAAAAAGAAAACACCCATGTTCCCCAAGGAACTGGTGATTATGTTGCTTTTGCCAAACAATATGATGAGATGATTAAAAAAGCCGGGGGGATTGATATTCAACTATTAGGAGTTGGAACTAATGGCCATGTCGGTTTTAATGAACCACCAGCTGATTTTAATTCGCTAACGGGAGTTGTTGACTTAGTTAAATCAACAATTGAGGCAAATGCTCGCTTTTTTGACTCAATTGACCAGGTCCCTAAACAAGCAGTCTCAATGGGAATTAAATCAATTTTAAATGCTAAAAAAATTATTTTAATTGCTGATGGCCCTGGTAAAGCCCAAGCAATTAAACAATTAATTGAAGGTGAAATTTCAAACGAATGACCATGTACCAGTTTACAAATGCATAATGATGTCACGGTAGTTGTTGATAAAGCGGCTGCGGGACTTTTACGAACAAGTGGAATTACTCTTAATGAAAATAAATAA
- a CDS encoding DAK2 domain-containing protein, which produces MEFNAKSFKEALISGYNNLYNFYPEIDKLNVFPVPDGDTGTNMNLTMTNAVKEINEVDSTSISKIADVFARGLIMGARGNSGVILSQIFRGFANGLKGVDLLTSDAIKAAMMQAKEVAYKAVMKPVEGTILTVIRETAENINSVSDDMNVPNVFGKIVEFSTASLNNTPELLPVLKEVGVVDSGGFGLVKIFEGMTEYFSTGKVVPQFKKKHDKSENNIIMDNLEEEFGYCTETIVMLNDSYINKIDVTKIRQTLAEQGGKSIVAVVDQDILKTHVHTLMPGTVITFLQQFGEFRNIKVDNMTLQAKKHVKTIKVERKLKNKEAIIVVSPASGISKFFKNELNVQAVVNGGQSMNPSTDDYLKAIDAVDAVDVFILPNNSNAILAAQQAAKLEKKSNVYVVPTTSVQEGMVAALSFEHGEHAKKNFSTLRNAIKNVTSLSISQSAKNTSINGVKINKNDYMGIVNKKIMFSKPNIGEVIKNLFDKTITKSTEIITIFIGENAEAKDINMIKKYLDENFDVEYEIVNGEQQLYPYLIAVE; this is translated from the coding sequence ATGGAATTTAACGCAAAGTCTTTTAAAGAGGCATTAATTAGTGGATATAATAATTTATATAATTTTTATCCTGAAATTGATAAATTAAATGTGTTCCCAGTCCCTGATGGGGATACCGGAACCAATATGAATCTAACAATGACCAATGCGGTCAAAGAAATTAATGAAGTTGATTCAACTTCAATTAGTAAAATTGCCGATGTATTTGCTAGAGGATTAATTATGGGGGCTCGTGGGAATTCCGGAGTTATTCTTTCGCAAATTTTTAGAGGATTTGCTAATGGTTTAAAAGGTGTTGATTTATTAACATCCGATGCTATTAAAGCCGCAATGATGCAAGCTAAAGAAGTTGCTTATAAAGCAGTGATGAAACCCGTTGAAGGGACAATTTTAACCGTTATACGGGAAACTGCTGAAAATATTAATTCAGTATCAGATGATATGAATGTCCCTAATGTTTTTGGAAAAATTGTTGAGTTTTCAACAGCTTCCTTAAATAATACCCCAGAATTATTGCCAGTTTTAAAAGAAGTTGGGGTAGTTGATTCTGGTGGTTTTGGTTTGGTAAAAATCTTTGAAGGAATGACCGAATATTTTTCAACTGGAAAAGTAGTTCCCCAGTTTAAAAAGAAACATGATAAATCAGAAAACAATATTATTATGGATAATTTAGAAGAAGAATTTGGTTATTGTACCGAAACTATTGTAATGTTAAATGATAGTTATATTAATAAAATTGATGTTACCAAAATTCGTCAAACATTAGCGGAACAAGGTGGAAAGTCAATTGTAGCGGTTGTTGATCAAGATATTTTAAAAACCCATGTCCATACTTTAATGCCTGGGACTGTTATTACTTTTCTGCAACAATTTGGGGAATTTCGTAATATTAAAGTTGATAACATGACTTTACAAGCCAAAAAACATGTTAAAACAATTAAAGTTGAACGTAAATTAAAAAATAAAGAAGCAATTATTGTTGTTTCTCCGGCAAGTGGAATTTCTAAATTTTTTAAAAATGAATTAAATGTTCAAGCGGTTGTTAATGGGGGGCAGTCAATGAACCCTTCGACAGATGATTATTTAAAAGCAATTGATGCTGTTGATGCTGTTGATGTCTTTATTTTACCAAATAATAGTAATGCTATTTTAGCAGCACAACAAGCAGCTAAGTTAGAAAAAAAATCAAATGTTTATGTTGTTCCGACAACTTCAGTTCAGGAGGGAATGGTTGCTGCGTTATCATTTGAACATGGTGAACATGCCAAAAAGAACTTTTCAACTTTAAGAAATGCTATTAAAAATGTTACTAGTTTATCAATTTCCCAATCCGCAAAAAATACTTCAATTAATGGGGTTAAAATTAATAAAAATGATTATATGGGAATTGTTAATAAAAAAATTATGTTTTCGAAGCCAAACATTGGCGAAGTTATTAAAAACTTGTTTGATAAGACAATTACCAAATCAACCGAAATTATCACAATTTTTATTGGTGAAAATGCTGAAGCTAAAGACATTAATATGATTAAGAAATACTTAGATGAAAACTTTGATGTTGAATATGAAATTGTAAATGGTGAGCAACAGTTATATCCATATTTAATTGCTGTTGAATAA
- a CDS encoding Asp23/Gls24 family envelope stress response protein: protein MGKVSIEQIADIAYASVITVPGVAGFAKIDDFSSEKENVTMLTKNYSESITLKQDGKNYVIEIYLILLEEVNIRDVSQEVQIRIKYELEKLDIFPGNFTVNVNVLDLLI from the coding sequence ATGGGAAAAGTTAGTATTGAACAAATTGCAGATATTGCTTACGCATCAGTTATTACAGTACCAGGAGTTGCTGGTTTTGCAAAAATTGATGATTTTAGTAGTGAAAAAGAAAATGTCACAATGTTAACAAAAAATTACTCAGAGTCAATCACGTTAAAACAAGATGGTAAAAATTATGTTATTGAAATTTACTTAATTTTATTAGAAGAAGTTAATATTCGTGATGTTAGTCAAGAAGTTCAAATTCGCATTAAGTATGAATTAGAAAAATTAGATATTTTTCCGGGTAACTTTACTGTCAATGTCAATGTGTTAGATTTATTAATCTAA
- a CDS encoding lipoprotein — protein MKRLLALFSALTLTATTTSSIIACNEKSSAVDLTSYTQAMFEQKINSQHPTDKFSVVSFNNLVDFLWNVISNNKLNKKIRDEKWVETLFYSSNKGTTDYENLLDKPSILKNIDNGISFYTKLRVNSDKAHLLSDLVTGETPFLQITPSVKAIDLANTTVSLSDTLFYGQVYDDTKIASLVTSVQQQLVPMINELGQTYPPEFTIKLYRDQEHHHELTAQDLTLAAKQLGDNTTIYVSASYTGTNQKYLKTSTGNFELKLTTVAPTVN, from the coding sequence ATGAAACGACTTTTAGCTTTATTTAGTGCGTTAACTTTAACAGCAACCACAACTAGTAGCATTATTGCTTGTAATGAAAAAAGTAGTGCCGTTGATTTAACGTCGTACACCCAAGCAATGTTTGAACAAAAAATTAACTCGCAACACCCAACCGATAAGTTTAGCGTAGTTTCATTTAATAACTTAGTGGATTTTTTATGAAATGTAATTTCCAATAATAAATTAAATAAAAAAATTCGCGATGAAAAATGAGTGGAAACTTTATTTTATAGTAGTAATAAAGGAACTACGGATTATGAAAACTTACTTGATAAACCGTCTATTTTAAAAAATATTGATAATGGCATAAGTTTTTATACAAAATTACGTGTCAATAGTGATAAAGCCCATTTATTATCCGATTTAGTAACGGGTGAAACACCTTTTTTACAAATTACACCAAGTGTCAAAGCAATTGACTTGGCTAACACCACAGTTTCTTTAAGTGATACTTTATTTTATGGGCAAGTCTATGATGATACTAAAATTGCTAGTTTAGTTACTAGTGTCCAACAACAATTAGTTCCGATGATTAATGAATTAGGTCAAACCTATCCACCAGAATTTACTATTAAATTGTACCGTGATCAAGAACATCACCACGAATTAACCGCGCAGGATTTAACCCTTGCGGCAAAACAACTAGGGGATAATACAACCATCTATGTTAGTGCTAGTTATACTGGAACCAACCAAAAATATTTAAAAACATCAACTGGTAATTTTGAACTCAAATTAACAACAGTTGCACCAACTGTTAACTAA